Proteins encoded in a region of the Pseudomonas syringae KCTC 12500 genome:
- a CDS encoding heme biosynthesis protein HemY: protein MKRFYVLLFIAIAAAALIGVAVAEHSGYVLIAYQNFRYESSLWATLALLVVALLVIALLRLLISLLTTSGRVVNPWSRRNRRRRVQIAIEQGQMDLAEGRWSSAQRHLQRAAEADTHPLLYYIGAARAANEQGRYEDCDALLERALERQPQAELAIALNHAQLQQDRGDTDGALTTLLAMKERHPHNPQVLRQLQRLHQQRGDWSDVVRLMPELRKDKVLPPKELAELERRAWGENLSLAAYSEGIEGAPTGLPSLESAWQGLGSAQRQEPQLVLAYADQLRRLGAEAQAEEVLRSALKREYNSHLARLYGLVRGTDPLKQLQAAEGWLKHHPADPSLLLSLGRICLQGRLWGKARDYLESSLRMERNPETCAELARLLGQLGETDRSNQLFQEGLGLLDERLLSRPLPVLTKA from the coding sequence ATGAAGCGCTTCTATGTGCTGTTATTCATCGCGATCGCCGCTGCGGCGCTGATCGGGGTCGCCGTCGCCGAGCATTCCGGCTATGTCCTGATCGCCTATCAGAACTTCCGCTATGAATCGAGCCTGTGGGCGACCCTGGCGCTGCTGGTCGTTGCGCTGCTGGTGATCGCGCTGCTGAGGCTGCTGATCAGCCTGCTGACGACCTCAGGCCGCGTGGTCAACCCATGGTCGCGTCGCAACCGCCGTCGTCGCGTGCAAATAGCCATCGAGCAAGGCCAGATGGACCTTGCCGAGGGCCGCTGGTCCAGCGCCCAACGTCATCTGCAACGCGCGGCCGAAGCCGATACTCATCCGCTGCTCTACTACATCGGTGCTGCACGTGCTGCCAACGAGCAGGGCCGCTACGAAGACTGCGACGCCTTGCTGGAACGCGCGCTCGAGCGTCAGCCACAAGCCGAGTTGGCGATCGCCCTGAATCACGCTCAACTGCAGCAGGACCGCGGTGACACCGACGGTGCGCTGACCACACTGCTGGCCATGAAAGAGCGTCATCCGCATAACCCACAGGTGCTTCGTCAGCTGCAACGCCTGCATCAGCAACGTGGTGACTGGTCCGATGTTGTCCGTCTGATGCCGGAACTGCGCAAGGACAAGGTCCTGCCCCCCAAGGAACTGGCCGAGCTGGAACGCCGCGCCTGGGGCGAGAACCTGAGCCTGGCGGCGTACAGTGAAGGCATCGAAGGCGCACCGACCGGTCTGCCTTCACTGGAAAGCGCCTGGCAAGGGCTGGGTTCTGCGCAACGTCAGGAGCCGCAACTGGTGCTGGCGTATGCCGATCAATTGCGCCGTCTAGGTGCCGAAGCCCAGGCTGAAGAGGTGCTTCGTAGCGCCCTCAAGCGCGAGTACAACAGCCATCTGGCGCGTCTGTACGGGCTGGTTCGCGGCACCGATCCGTTGAAGCAGCTGCAAGCGGCGGAAGGCTGGCTCAAGCACCATCCTGCTGATCCAAGCCTGTTGCTGAGCCTGGGACGTATCTGTCTGCAAGGCCGCTTGTGGGGCAAGGCGCGGGATTATCTGGAGAGCAGTCTGCGTATGGAACGCAATCCCGAAACCTGTGCCGAGCTGGCTCGTCTACTGGGCCAGCTGGGCGAGACGGATCGCAGCAATCAGCTGTTTCAGGAAGGCCTGGGCCTACTCGACGAGCGCCTCCTGTCGCGCCCCTTGCCGGTGCTGACCAAGGCGTGA